Proteins encoded within one genomic window of Pirellulales bacterium:
- a CDS encoding metal-dependent transcriptional regulator yields MPSLTVENYVKAIYQICGTDAQRAAATGELAAALGVLPGTVTSMLKTLSAGGLVTYTPYEGVRLTTAGEALAVRVVRRHRLIEQFLVETLKLTWDEVHEEAEHMEHAVSDWLVDRIDEFLGRPDVDPHGDPIPRADGSIEPREVRALGECSPGFRFQLARVIDQTPDFLRYLTESGLRLGAEGEVKINRPEADVITVDLAGRETTLGHVAANKLLVLPR; encoded by the coding sequence GTGCCCAGTTTGACGGTCGAGAATTACGTCAAGGCGATCTACCAGATCTGTGGTACCGACGCGCAGCGCGCGGCCGCAACGGGCGAGTTGGCCGCGGCCCTGGGCGTGCTGCCGGGAACCGTCACCAGCATGCTCAAGACGCTCAGCGCCGGCGGCCTGGTTACGTACACGCCCTACGAAGGCGTGCGGCTGACCACGGCCGGCGAAGCGCTGGCCGTGCGCGTCGTCCGGCGACATCGCCTGATCGAGCAATTCCTGGTCGAGACGTTGAAATTGACCTGGGACGAGGTGCACGAGGAGGCCGAGCACATGGAGCATGCCGTGAGCGACTGGCTCGTCGATCGGATCGACGAATTCCTGGGCCGGCCCGACGTCGACCCGCATGGCGACCCGATTCCGCGCGCCGACGGCTCGATCGAGCCCCGGGAAGTCCGCGCCCTGGGCGAGTGCAGTCCCGGCTTTCGCTTCCAGCTCGCGCGGGTGATCGACCAGACTCCCGATTTTCTCCGCTATCTGACCGAGTCCGGCCTGCGACTCGGCGCCGAAGGCGAGGTCAAAATCAACCGGCCCGAGGCCGACGTGATCACCGTCGACCTGGCCGGCCGCGAAACGACCCTCGGACACGTGGCGGCAAACAAGCTGCTGGTTCTGCCTCGCTAG
- the mch gene encoding methenyltetrahydromethanopterin cyclohydrolase, giving the protein MNERAARLVDALVADAARLRIAVEREPHGGRVIDCGIAVEGGLDAGVRLAEICLSGLGHVDLVPGLPAVGPSVDVVVRTDHPLAACMRSQYAGWQLAEGKFFAMGSGPMRAAAAKEPLFERIGGRESAQRVVGVLETRSRPPEAIFARIAGETGVPQDAVTLLVAPTASQAGTLQVAARSVETALHKLLELDFAAERIVSGWGRAPFPPVAKNDLAAIGRTNDAVLYGAEVVLWVRGDDASIEAIGPRVPSGASPDFGQPFAEIFARYGHDFYKIDPHLFSPAVVTFVNLDTGRTRSYGQLRGDVLAQSFGD; this is encoded by the coding sequence CTGAACGAACGCGCCGCACGACTGGTCGATGCCCTCGTGGCTGACGCCGCGCGGCTGCGCATCGCCGTCGAACGCGAACCGCACGGCGGCCGCGTGATCGATTGCGGCATCGCCGTCGAAGGCGGTCTCGACGCGGGTGTCCGGCTGGCCGAGATTTGCCTGTCGGGGTTGGGCCACGTCGATCTCGTGCCGGGTCTGCCGGCAGTGGGCCCCAGCGTCGACGTGGTCGTGCGCACGGACCACCCCCTCGCCGCCTGCATGCGCTCGCAGTACGCCGGCTGGCAGTTGGCCGAAGGCAAATTCTTCGCCATGGGCTCGGGCCCCATGCGGGCTGCGGCTGCCAAGGAACCGTTGTTCGAGCGGATCGGCGGCCGGGAAAGTGCCCAGCGCGTTGTGGGCGTGCTGGAGACACGGAGCCGGCCTCCCGAAGCGATCTTTGCCCGTATTGCCGGCGAAACCGGCGTGCCGCAAGACGCCGTCACCCTGCTGGTCGCGCCGACGGCGAGCCAGGCCGGCACTTTGCAGGTGGCGGCGCGCAGCGTCGAAACGGCCTTGCACAAGCTGCTCGAACTGGATTTCGCTGCCGAGCGGATTGTCAGTGGCTGGGGCCGCGCGCCGTTCCCTCCGGTGGCCAAGAACGACCTGGCCGCCATCGGCCGTACGAACGACGCCGTGCTGTACGGCGCCGAAGTCGTGCTCTGGGTGCGCGGCGATGATGCGTCGATCGAGGCGATCGGCCCGCGCGTGCCCAGCGGCGCTTCGCCCGATTTCGGCCAGCCGTTTGCCGAAATCTTTGCCCGCTATGGCCACGACTTCTACAAGATCGACCCGCATTTGTTCAGCCCTGCGGTCGTGACCTTCGTCAATCTCGACACGGGCCGCACGCGATCGTACGGGCAGTTGCGCGGCGACGTGCTTGCCCAATCGTTCGGCGACTGA
- a CDS encoding RimK family alpha-L-glutamate ligase, whose protein sequence is MQIGVLASPDSWYLADLRRAAHAGETILAAEFSQLASRIDGQGERISAAGVELDRLDAVLVRSMPPASLEQVVVRMDMLARLAAEGVAVINPPRALEGAIDKYLATSRLRGAGLPTPRTVVCESPEAAITAFEALGGDVVVKPLFGSEGRGLARLQDPALAERAFRMLAQLRAVVYLQEFLPHEGYDIRVFLCGNHALAMRRSNPHDWRTNVSRGAQTSIEPLQPRLLELAERAREVMGAPVVGVDLLPARDGQTYVLEVNAVPGWKALAATHQVDVARLVLDFVHTQRR, encoded by the coding sequence ATGCAGATCGGCGTGTTGGCATCGCCCGACAGTTGGTACCTGGCCGATTTGCGCCGCGCAGCTCACGCTGGAGAAACCATCCTCGCTGCAGAATTCTCACAGCTCGCTTCGCGCATCGACGGTCAAGGCGAGCGCATCTCGGCCGCCGGCGTCGAGCTCGATCGACTCGACGCGGTACTGGTACGCAGCATGCCGCCGGCCTCACTCGAGCAGGTCGTCGTGCGGATGGACATGCTCGCCAGGCTCGCGGCCGAGGGAGTTGCCGTGATCAATCCGCCCCGGGCGCTCGAAGGAGCGATCGACAAGTACCTGGCCACCAGCCGCCTGCGCGGCGCCGGACTGCCGACGCCGCGCACCGTGGTGTGCGAATCGCCCGAAGCGGCCATAACCGCCTTCGAGGCGCTCGGCGGCGACGTGGTCGTCAAACCGTTGTTTGGCTCCGAAGGGCGCGGCCTGGCGCGTCTCCAGGACCCGGCCCTGGCCGAACGCGCCTTTCGCATGCTCGCGCAGTTGCGGGCCGTCGTTTACCTGCAGGAATTCCTGCCGCACGAAGGCTACGACATCCGCGTGTTTCTCTGCGGCAACCACGCGCTCGCCATGCGGCGCAGCAACCCGCACGATTGGCGCACCAACGTCAGCCGAGGCGCGCAGACGAGTATCGAGCCCTTGCAGCCGCGCTTGTTGGAACTGGCCGAGCGGGCTCGCGAAGTGATGGGGGCCCCGGTCGTCGGCGTCGATTTGCTGCCGGCCCGCGATGGGCAGACATACGTGCTCGAGGTCAACGCCGTGCCCGGCTGGAAGGCTCTGGCGGCGACGCACCAGGTCGATGTGGCCCGCCTGGTGCTCGATTTCGTGCACACGCAGCGCCGCTAG